In a single window of the Thermofilum uzonense genome:
- the psmB gene encoding archaeal proteasome endopeptidase complex subunit beta produces the protein MGEAEFLPGTTVGIRVADGVVLAAEKRVSYGLYLMSKSGKKVYRILDRMGIASAGLMADMQTLARIVEAEMRLYALDAGISPSVWTTAKLLSYVLYERRLFPYFAEIVVGGIDEGGSHLYSLDPIGAIIEDDYVALGTGTQLAISIIEDAYDSSLSIEEAEKLAVKAVEAAMKRDAASGDGIDVLTISKEGAREKNLTWPLPR, from the coding sequence ATGGGAGAGGCAGAGTTCCTCCCTGGTACTACAGTGGGTATTAGGGTTGCTGATGGTGTTGTGCTTGCAGCTGAGAAGAGGGTCTCCTATGGTCTATACCTGATGAGCAAGTCGGGTAAGAAGGTCTACAGGATACTTGACCGAATGGGCATAGCTAGTGCGGGACTTATGGCGGATATGCAGACACTGGCGAGAATCGTTGAGGCTGAAATGCGTTTGTACGCGTTGGACGCTGGGATTTCGCCTAGTGTATGGACAACGGCTAAACTGCTCTCTTATGTTCTCTATGAAAGGAGACTTTTCCCCTACTTCGCGGAGATAGTTGTCGGAGGGATAGACGAGGGTGGCTCTCATCTATACTCGCTCGACCCTATAGGAGCTATTATTGAAGATGACTATGTTGCGCTGGGAACGGGAACCCAGCTGGCGATAAGTATCATCGAGGACGCATATGACTCCTCTTTAAGCATTGAGGAGGCGGAAAAGCTGGCCGTGAAGGCAGTAGAAGCCGCCATGAAACGAGACGCGGCTAGCGGGGATGGTATAGACGTTCTAACCATATCAAAGGAGGGTGCTCGAGAGAAAAATCTTACCTGGCCTCTCCCCCGCTGA
- a CDS encoding ATP-binding protein, with the protein MLSRQLSVNLSNRFFGKLKIPDSHILIIGPTGSGKTNTAKVLVEEYVKKGVSVLILDWHGEYKGLKRYVPGENLSMNILAGHDKIDVEFVVDLLSQVFQLTEPQWYFLVKSLKERGKDGLKLSYLIEAVEDQPSRDYKEFEVKAALLRRLSLLNEGVMGMVLNGDEAPYFLFEDNVIVDLSTLPLKYRGLLALVILKHLYDFSVFARGITGRILHATLIEEAWNIIPYRARWDPPSIGERLFLEVRKFGEQVIAVSQRLDDLSERVVRNSQLILIHNPYPQDLLKIGFQADTISRTRFKAKRGIIYAVYPDTVKPLRVRRASIL; encoded by the coding sequence ATGCTTTCTAGGCAGTTGAGCGTAAACCTATCAAATAGGTTCTTCGGCAAGCTGAAGATACCTGACAGCCACATACTTATCATAGGTCCAACCGGGTCAGGTAAGACGAATACCGCTAAGGTTCTTGTCGAGGAGTACGTAAAGAAAGGGGTAAGTGTTTTGATACTTGATTGGCACGGTGAATACAAGGGTCTGAAGAGATATGTTCCCGGTGAGAACCTGTCGATGAATATCCTCGCCGGCCACGACAAGATCGACGTGGAGTTTGTGGTCGACCTCTTGTCTCAGGTCTTCCAGTTGACTGAACCTCAATGGTATTTTCTAGTTAAAAGCCTTAAAGAGAGAGGCAAAGATGGCTTAAAGCTCTCGTATCTTATAGAAGCCGTGGAGGATCAACCTTCACGAGACTACAAGGAGTTTGAAGTCAAGGCAGCCCTGCTCCGCAGGCTATCTCTACTAAACGAGGGCGTTATGGGCATGGTTTTGAACGGTGATGAAGCCCCCTATTTCCTTTTTGAAGACAACGTCATCGTCGATCTAAGCACGCTCCCATTAAAGTACAGAGGGTTACTAGCCCTGGTCATTTTAAAACACCTTTATGATTTTTCAGTGTTCGCTAGAGGAATCACAGGAAGGATACTTCACGCCACGTTGATCGAGGAGGCATGGAATATAATTCCTTACAGGGCCAGGTGGGACCCCCCCTCCATAGGTGAGAGGCTCTTCCTGGAAGTCAGGAAGTTCGGCGAACAAGTCATAGCTGTCTCGCAGAGGCTTGACGACCTTTCAGAGCGAGTCGTGAGAAACTCACAACTCATCTTGATTCATAACCCGTACCCCCAGGATCTTCTCAAGATAGGTTTCCAAGCTGATACAATATCAAGAACAAGGTTTAAAGCTAAACGGGGAATTATCTACGCTGTATATCCTGACACAGTCAAGCCTCTACGGGTTAGGCGTGCCAGCATCCTCTAA
- a CDS encoding UbiD family decarboxylase: MSNTGGGRPELDLRLFLKELSSRKRLVSPSSMLKLEFQVARFIQEAQPSPILVNSEKGPIVSNLLASREALYLALNVSSDAEAYLQMSRALASPRKIELLETPSMASLGDDLYKLPIPKFFELDGGHYITAGIFVAKECDGNAINASIHRAMLLDENHLAVRLVPRHLYHMFTKAEKKRRPLRAAILIGAPPIFYLTAASSPPYGVYEAEVANSLAGGSLAATVDLLEGVPLPVPSEYVILGEFLLDRRAKEGPFVDILGTYDEVREEPVFKVHEILARPSPMFYSILPSGEEHILLMGFPREVTIWESVSKVVPRVHRVRLPVSGGGWLYAVVSIDKNVDGDAKNAILAAFAAHPSLKLVVVVDGDVNPDNPREVEWAIATRMQPDEDVIILRGVRGSSLDPSADQKSLMTSKMGIDATRPLGKPDWMFKRARIPEARQ; encoded by the coding sequence ATGTCTAATACTGGGGGAGGAAGGCCCGAGCTAGATTTGAGGCTTTTTCTGAAAGAGCTCTCATCGAGGAAAAGGCTTGTATCGCCTTCTTCGATGCTAAAGCTAGAGTTCCAGGTCGCCAGGTTTATTCAGGAGGCTCAGCCTAGTCCCATCCTGGTCAACTCCGAGAAAGGACCTATAGTCTCGAATCTGCTTGCCTCACGGGAGGCCCTGTATTTGGCTTTGAACGTGTCTAGCGACGCTGAGGCTTATTTGCAGATGTCTAGGGCCCTGGCATCTCCGAGGAAGATCGAGCTACTGGAAACCCCCTCGATGGCCTCGCTGGGAGATGACCTTTACAAACTACCCATCCCAAAGTTCTTCGAGCTCGACGGGGGCCACTACATAACGGCTGGAATCTTTGTGGCCAAGGAGTGCGACGGAAACGCTATCAATGCTAGTATTCATAGGGCTATGCTGCTCGACGAGAACCACTTAGCCGTCAGACTTGTCCCTAGACACCTCTACCACATGTTTACGAAAGCCGAGAAGAAGAGGCGCCCATTAAGGGCCGCCATACTTATAGGCGCTCCCCCAATCTTCTACCTGACCGCCGCATCAAGTCCCCCCTACGGGGTATACGAGGCCGAAGTGGCGAACAGCCTGGCAGGGGGTAGTCTAGCCGCCACAGTAGACCTGCTCGAAGGAGTCCCCCTACCGGTTCCAAGCGAATACGTGATCCTAGGAGAGTTCCTCCTTGATAGGAGGGCTAAGGAAGGGCCCTTCGTGGATATACTAGGCACGTATGATGAGGTGCGTGAGGAGCCTGTCTTCAAAGTACACGAGATTCTTGCACGTCCAAGCCCAATGTTTTACTCGATTCTGCCCTCAGGAGAAGAACACATATTACTTATGGGGTTCCCGCGGGAGGTAACCATATGGGAGTCTGTCAGTAAGGTTGTCCCTAGAGTCCATAGGGTCAGACTCCCGGTTTCCGGGGGCGGGTGGCTTTACGCGGTTGTCAGCATCGACAAAAACGTGGACGGGGATGCCAAAAACGCTATCTTGGCCGCCTTCGCAGCACACCCCTCGCTCAAGCTCGTCGTAGTGGTTGACGGCGACGTGAATCCCGACAACCCCCGAGAAGTCGAATGGGCTATAGCTACAAGGATGCAGCCGGACGAAGACGTAATAATATTGAGGGGGGTTAGGGGGAGTAGCCTAGACCCCTCAGCTGACCAGAAGAGCCTCATGACATCAAAGATGGGAATCGATGCTACACGTCCCTTAGGCAAGCCGGACTGGATGTTCAAGCGTGCCAGGATACCAGAAGCTCGCCAGTAA
- a CDS encoding RNA-guided endonuclease InsQ/TnpB family protein yields the protein MAAEKAEKPAKAPPRARGGGGAKSRASRRKKRDNRPVRAPAPPGPSGGEESGPVTDEMCAPVETGGVRAVVLRLKLNPEVERELEALADATAKMYNEVNFILRKLFFTRNYTDEKVSRIIRVFYRAYSRGLCGRPRLGSYIADGVKEQLQQDWQRFFGLLKAKKEGKLPGWMKPRPPGYKKDRLLGKREKVLFVEGRGYRVVNEGGRRGKLIVSVAGKWISLAYRGKLRWRGKQGTLVVKEVNGRWYAYIPVNVGVPAPRERKYSYMYINGERDRIQLQQPRGGEKAFIDLGVNNVIAAVTTTGRALLYRGGPIKAEYEYWSREAKTFQSLRDKCKNHGLPWHRWHLFYARAVEKRTRRMQNLKRNTVKHLVRLLWEEGVDTIYVGLPYDIIHEKGNKWNSNVWGYRKIITWLAEVASEHGMKVFVVDESKTSITCSHCGYEDKEARVHRGLYKCPRCGLEIHADINACLNIAHKAGYTPPTPTRIETYTPTHQGVVAAKRGEKSTSRKQ from the coding sequence ATGGCAGCTGAAAAAGCGGAGAAGCCTGCAAAGGCCCCGCCCCGAGCGAGGGGTGGGGGTGGGGCGAAGTCCAGGGCTTCAAGGAGAAAGAAGCGCGACAACAGGCCGGTGAGGGCTCCCGCTCCTCCGGGGCCAAGCGGGGGCGAGGAAAGTGGCCCGGTAACTGATGAGATGTGTGCCCCCGTCGAAACGGGGGGTGTCCGGGCCGTCGTCCTGCGCCTCAAATTGAACCCCGAGGTGGAGCGGGAACTCGAGGCCCTCGCTGACGCTACGGCTAAGATGTACAACGAGGTGAACTTCATCCTCAGAAAGCTATTCTTTACTAGAAACTACACAGACGAGAAAGTGAGCAGAATAATCAGGGTGTTCTACAGGGCCTACAGCAGGGGGCTCTGCGGCAGGCCCCGTCTAGGGAGCTACATCGCGGACGGTGTCAAGGAACAACTCCAACAAGACTGGCAGAGGTTTTTTGGACTACTCAAGGCGAAAAAGGAGGGCAAGCTGCCCGGGTGGATGAAGCCTAGGCCGCCCGGGTACAAGAAGGATCGCTTGCTCGGAAAACGGGAAAAAGTGCTATTCGTCGAAGGGAGAGGTTACAGAGTTGTCAACGAGGGGGGGCGGAGGGGCAAACTCATAGTCTCTGTTGCCGGGAAGTGGATATCCTTAGCGTACCGCGGGAAACTGCGCTGGCGCGGCAAGCAGGGAACTCTCGTTGTCAAAGAGGTCAACGGGCGCTGGTACGCCTACATACCAGTAAACGTGGGCGTGCCGGCGCCACGGGAAAGGAAGTATAGCTACATGTACATCAACGGTGAGCGTGACAGGATCCAGTTGCAACAACCCCGGGGTGGGGAGAAGGCCTTCATCGACCTCGGGGTCAACAACGTCATTGCGGCAGTGACTACCACAGGGAGGGCCCTCCTATATCGGGGAGGGCCCATTAAAGCAGAATACGAGTACTGGAGCAGGGAGGCGAAGACGTTTCAGAGCCTCCGCGATAAGTGCAAGAACCACGGTTTGCCCTGGCATCGCTGGCACCTGTTTTACGCCAGAGCTGTGGAGAAGAGAACTAGGCGGATGCAGAACCTGAAACGCAACACCGTCAAGCACCTCGTCCGCCTCCTCTGGGAGGAGGGCGTGGACACAATCTACGTCGGCCTCCCATACGACATAATCCACGAAAAGGGCAACAAGTGGAACAGCAACGTCTGGGGCTACAGGAAAATCATCACATGGCTCGCCGAGGTCGCCAGCGAGCACGGGATGAAAGTCTTCGTCGTCGACGAGAGCAAGACATCGATCACGTGCTCTCACTGTGGCTACGAGGACAAGGAGGCCCGCGTCCACCGCGGCCTCTACAAGTGCCCCCGGTGCGGCCTCGAGATACACGCGGACATAAACGCATGCTTGAACATCGCCCACAAGGCGGGATACACCCCGCCGACACCGACGAGAATCGAGACCTACACCCCGACCCACCAAGGCGTAGTGGCCGCTAAACGAGGAGAAAAAAGTACCAGCCGGAAACAATAA
- a CDS encoding DNA-directed DNA polymerase, whose protein sequence is MSEEVFWLLDVSYDVVNGVPEVRLWGISEAGERIVVIDKSFRPYFYVLPAGEKITDELLRSLQTSLSKIKVLSLERVEKKYFGKPVEVVKITLSDPRSVPEAREAAAKAKGVKEVLEADIRFYMRYMVDNDVRPSAWHSVKVKEAEKPRVWRVDRVFEAVTPPEPVEEQRLPGLKVYAFDIECYNKFGEPDPERDNIVLISRATRNGIETFEAEDKNDSRLIREFVDDLLEEDPDVIVGYNSNRFDWPYILTRARKNGVKLDIARSTGEPAQSVYGHYSIVGRANMDLYDYASEIPEVKMKTLENIVDYLGLVKKEERTLIDPMLVYQYWDNPSQRDVLRRYNRDDALSTYRLAEAVLPFAIQLSSLVGLPLDQVFAASVGNRVEWHLIRKAYSFNELVPNSKERPLETYAGAIVLKPEPGIHENIAVLDFSSMYPNIMIKYNVSPDTYVPPDLEVDPEEVNIAPGVGHRFRKSPKGFYSKVLEDLLEARRKIREQMKKLDPDSDTFRLLDERQKAIKVVTNATYGYSGWSVARWYMREVAESTTAWGRELIKTTLSRAKGLGLHVIYGDTDSLFLENDPKKVQELVDYVEKNLGFEIKVDKVYVKVFFTEAKKRYCGLLQDGRIDVVGLEAVRGDWAEISKEIQEKVIEIVLKEGDPWKAVDYVRKVIADLEANKIPAQKLVIWKTLSKSLDEYEVDAPHVRAAKIMASQGWRVGKGSKIGYIVVKGGEKVSEKALPFFMLKSLSDVDTEYYTKRQIIPAALRILEYFGIKEEHFYKGKKQSSLFDFA, encoded by the coding sequence GTGTCTGAGGAAGTCTTTTGGCTTCTCGACGTTAGCTATGATGTGGTTAACGGGGTACCGGAGGTTAGATTGTGGGGTATTAGCGAGGCTGGCGAGAGGATAGTTGTCATCGACAAGAGTTTCCGCCCGTATTTCTACGTGCTGCCGGCCGGCGAGAAAATAACCGATGAGCTGCTGAGGTCTCTCCAAACGAGTCTTTCCAAGATAAAAGTGTTATCTTTAGAGAGAGTAGAAAAGAAGTACTTCGGTAAACCGGTCGAGGTCGTCAAGATAACCTTGTCGGATCCTCGAAGTGTTCCAGAAGCGCGTGAAGCCGCTGCGAAAGCCAAGGGTGTAAAGGAGGTTCTAGAGGCCGACATCAGGTTCTACATGAGGTACATGGTTGACAATGATGTCAGGCCCAGCGCCTGGCACAGTGTAAAGGTGAAGGAGGCTGAGAAACCACGTGTATGGCGGGTAGACCGTGTATTCGAGGCTGTGACGCCTCCGGAGCCCGTAGAGGAACAGAGACTTCCTGGTCTAAAAGTGTATGCCTTCGACATAGAATGCTATAACAAGTTTGGAGAACCGGATCCCGAGAGAGACAACATTGTCTTGATAAGTAGGGCGACGAGGAATGGCATAGAGACATTCGAAGCAGAGGACAAGAATGATTCTAGGCTGATTAGAGAGTTCGTAGATGATCTCTTAGAGGAGGATCCGGACGTAATCGTCGGGTATAATAGCAATAGGTTTGACTGGCCGTATATTCTGACGCGCGCCCGTAAAAACGGGGTAAAGCTGGATATAGCTAGAAGTACTGGCGAGCCTGCCCAAAGCGTTTACGGACACTACAGCATAGTTGGGCGTGCTAACATGGACCTCTACGACTACGCCAGCGAAATCCCTGAGGTCAAGATGAAGACCTTGGAGAATATTGTCGATTATCTCGGGCTGGTAAAGAAAGAGGAGAGGACGCTAATAGACCCGATGCTAGTCTATCAGTATTGGGATAACCCGTCCCAGCGTGACGTTCTAAGGCGCTATAATAGGGATGATGCGTTAAGCACATACAGGCTTGCCGAGGCAGTTTTACCTTTTGCCATCCAACTTTCAAGCCTTGTAGGGCTCCCATTGGACCAGGTCTTTGCGGCTTCAGTCGGTAACCGCGTGGAGTGGCACCTTATCCGCAAAGCATATTCTTTTAATGAACTGGTGCCGAACAGTAAGGAGAGGCCCCTTGAAACCTACGCTGGCGCTATTGTCCTTAAGCCTGAGCCCGGCATACACGAGAACATAGCTGTTTTGGACTTCTCATCTATGTACCCTAATATAATGATCAAGTACAACGTGTCGCCTGATACCTATGTTCCTCCAGACCTCGAGGTTGATCCAGAAGAAGTTAATATAGCCCCGGGAGTCGGTCACAGGTTCAGGAAGAGTCCAAAGGGGTTTTACTCAAAGGTACTGGAAGATCTACTAGAGGCAAGGCGAAAGATCAGGGAACAGATGAAGAAGCTCGACCCTGACAGCGATACCTTCAGACTGCTTGACGAGAGACAAAAGGCCATAAAGGTTGTCACTAACGCTACCTATGGGTATAGCGGTTGGAGCGTTGCAAGGTGGTATATGAGGGAGGTTGCAGAGTCCACGACGGCCTGGGGTAGAGAGCTTATAAAGACCACCCTGTCACGCGCTAAGGGTCTCGGCCTCCACGTGATCTACGGTGACACGGACTCTCTTTTCCTGGAAAATGATCCCAAGAAGGTTCAGGAACTCGTTGACTATGTGGAGAAAAACCTCGGCTTTGAGATAAAGGTAGATAAGGTCTATGTCAAAGTATTCTTCACAGAGGCGAAGAAGAGGTATTGTGGGCTTTTACAGGATGGTAGGATAGATGTTGTCGGGCTTGAAGCGGTTAGGGGTGACTGGGCAGAGATATCCAAGGAGATTCAAGAAAAGGTCATAGAGATCGTCCTGAAGGAAGGAGATCCCTGGAAGGCTGTGGACTATGTGAGAAAGGTCATTGCAGACTTGGAGGCAAACAAGATTCCCGCACAGAAGCTAGTCATATGGAAGACGCTTTCTAAAAGCCTTGACGAATACGAGGTAGACGCGCCACACGTAAGGGCTGCCAAGATTATGGCCAGTCAGGGTTGGCGGGTGGGCAAGGGGTCTAAGATAGGCTATATCGTGGTTAAGGGCGGGGAGAAAGTCTCTGAGAAGGCTCTTCCCTTCTTCATGCTGAAATCGCTCAGCGATGTTGACACAGAATACTATACTAAACGCCAGATTATACCTGCAGCTTTACGCATCCTGGAATATTTCGGCATAAAGGAGGAACACTTCTATAAGGGTAAGAAACAGTCCTCTCTATTCGACTTTGCCTAG
- a CDS encoding helix-turn-helix domain-containing protein, which translates to MNPQPTPNPGCKTLITASMEGFSGDFVSLTGVERFVLAYIYYEYGGKIYFQASSNTPEEYLAEFITEEFLPRKNPNFARVVAGFAEALRGLKDKGYVSMTGYEVNLTDDGKREAMKVPQEEYRELKRKFTKV; encoded by the coding sequence ATGAATCCTCAGCCTACTCCTAATCCTGGTTGCAAAACGCTTATAACGGCATCAATGGAAGGGTTCAGTGGTGATTTCGTGAGCCTTACGGGAGTCGAAAGGTTCGTGCTTGCATATATCTACTATGAGTATGGCGGGAAAATATACTTCCAGGCTAGCAGCAACACCCCTGAGGAGTATCTAGCAGAGTTTATCACTGAGGAGTTTCTCCCCCGCAAGAACCCGAACTTTGCACGTGTTGTTGCTGGATTCGCGGAGGCTCTAAGAGGGTTGAAGGATAAAGGCTATGTTTCAATGACTGGATACGAGGTAAACCTGACGGATGACGGTAAGAGGGAGGCCATGAAGGTTCCTCAGGAGGAGTACAGAGAGCTCAAAAGGAAGTTTACCAAGGTTTAA
- a CDS encoding DUF47 family protein produces the protein MSSVSIADAKLIAILRKELTLAQAILNDIARVLKTIEDDTQREEQKKLLENAQRMKNETKDLQTEYLSYLSKISRMLEHKEEWVRIGSRIMAIIDRLSGITNRLSFLIQRNWVVPANIKDGLINMSEELGRMLQTMDELLNKLQSNPAQALDSIKQISELENKIDSIYRSTIFSILDSNVSSSTSLLLLSVAEMLEDISDTVYDLTTNVYILLFYLL, from the coding sequence GTGTCTAGCGTCTCAATAGCCGACGCTAAACTAATAGCCATCCTACGCAAGGAGCTTACCCTCGCACAGGCAATACTCAACGACATAGCCCGGGTCTTGAAGACCATCGAAGACGATACTCAACGCGAGGAGCAGAAGAAACTCTTGGAAAACGCCCAGAGGATGAAGAACGAGACCAAGGATCTTCAAACAGAGTACCTCTCCTATCTCTCCAAAATCTCGCGGATGCTTGAGCACAAGGAGGAGTGGGTCAGAATAGGCTCTAGAATAATGGCAATCATAGACAGGCTAAGCGGCATCACGAACAGGCTAAGCTTTCTAATACAGCGCAACTGGGTTGTCCCCGCCAACATCAAGGACGGGCTCATAAACATGAGTGAAGAACTAGGAAGAATGCTACAGACCATGGATGAACTTCTCAATAAACTACAGTCAAACCCCGCACAGGCCCTAGATTCTATCAAGCAGATATCGGAGCTTGAAAACAAGATAGATTCAATTTATAGATCCACGATCTTCAGCATCCTAGACTCGAACGTCTCAAGTAGTACTTCCCTCCTACTCCTAAGCGTCGCCGAGATGCTTGAAGATATCTCCGACACTGTCTACGACTTGACAACCAACGTCTACATACTCCTATTCTATCTCCTATAA
- a CDS encoding protein translocase SEC61 complex subunit gamma, whose amino-acid sequence MGLRETFEDWVKVLKLATKPTKEEYMVTLKTVLLGLGLLGSIGFAFQLVGSMLEFARFTAIPREYMVVGGVLVALVLVLVTMYLRGRSKI is encoded by the coding sequence GTGGGCCTCAGAGAGACCTTCGAAGACTGGGTTAAAGTGTTGAAGCTTGCTACTAAGCCGACGAAAGAGGAGTACATGGTTACACTCAAAACAGTCCTGCTTGGCTTGGGGCTTCTGGGGAGCATAGGCTTTGCGTTCCAGCTTGTAGGAAGCATGCTCGAGTTTGCAAGGTTCACGGCTATCCCCCGCGAGTACATGGTTGTGGGGGGTGTGCTCGTAGCCCTGGTTCTCGTACTCGTCACAATGTACCTTAGGGGTAGAAGCAAGATTTAG
- a CDS encoding transcription elongation factor Spt5, with the protein MGEKSSKGTRFYAFRVTVGQEYNVAQLLYNRAKGGGYRVYSIVVVPGVRGLVFIECDALYEAQRLVMGMKHVRGAVRGAISYQEMEALIKPKPIVESVKVGDIIEIIRGPFAGMRGKIVSVDPTRNEVKVELAEAVYVLPVTISAEDIKVVQKAEAQS; encoded by the coding sequence GTGGGGGAGAAGAGCTCGAAGGGCACACGTTTCTATGCCTTCCGCGTCACTGTGGGCCAGGAGTACAACGTGGCCCAGCTGTTGTATAACCGTGCGAAAGGCGGTGGCTACAGGGTATACTCTATCGTCGTCGTGCCGGGGGTTAGGGGCCTCGTGTTTATAGAGTGTGATGCCCTGTACGAGGCCCAGAGGCTCGTAATGGGGATGAAGCATGTACGAGGAGCTGTCAGAGGGGCTATAAGCTATCAGGAGATGGAGGCCTTGATCAAGCCGAAGCCCATAGTCGAAAGCGTGAAAGTCGGGGACATCATAGAGATTATAAGGGGCCCGTTTGCGGGGATGAGGGGTAAGATAGTCAGCGTCGACCCCACCAGGAACGAGGTCAAGGTGGAGTTAGCCGAGGCCGTCTACGTGTTGCCTGTAACCATCAGCGCTGAGGACATAAAGGTGGTCCAGAAGGCTGAGGCGCAGTCCTGA
- a CDS encoding CBS domain-containing protein, whose amino-acid sequence MRVSEIHIGRYPPALYLDVEASLMDVFLGMASKRVRHCPLVDGNGRLVGMVSVRDLIDFLGGKRFETVVGGLFGGDVLKALRATKARELSYKPPFVYVDSDLREVVETMLEKGVGALAVIDRDGKLRGLISERHLISLFADIETHVKVKEIMTSNFVSLSPSDTLAAGMKVMSERRVRRLPLISGGALEGIVTVKDMIGFLASEESLNSLSSGRVEAVYGVPLSYIASRPVLTVDPEEDVGKAILKMKNHNVGALMVAVGQRPIGILTERDVMSRLPRIRGVETFIDEMRQKIYASRVSF is encoded by the coding sequence ATGAGAGTTAGCGAGATTCATATTGGTCGATACCCTCCCGCCCTGTATCTTGATGTTGAGGCTTCACTAATGGACGTGTTCCTAGGAATGGCCTCGAAGCGTGTAAGGCATTGTCCTCTGGTGGACGGTAATGGTCGGCTTGTCGGCATGGTCTCTGTGAGGGATCTTATTGACTTTTTAGGTGGTAAAAGGTTCGAGACGGTTGTAGGGGGGCTTTTCGGCGGTGATGTGTTGAAGGCTCTCCGAGCGACGAAGGCCCGAGAACTGAGTTATAAGCCTCCTTTCGTCTATGTCGACTCTGATTTAAGGGAGGTTGTTGAGACGATGCTGGAGAAGGGGGTTGGGGCTTTGGCCGTTATTGACAGGGATGGAAAGTTGCGGGGGCTTATCTCGGAGCGTCATCTGATCTCTCTTTTCGCGGATATTGAAACCCATGTTAAAGTCAAGGAGATCATGACGAGTAATTTTGTCAGTTTGTCGCCCAGTGATACTCTTGCTGCGGGAATGAAGGTTATGTCTGAGCGCAGGGTTCGTCGACTCCCATTGATCTCGGGTGGTGCTCTGGAGGGGATCGTCACTGTTAAGGACATGATAGGCTTCCTAGCATCAGAGGAGTCTCTGAACTCATTGAGCTCTGGGAGAGTGGAGGCTGTTTACGGCGTGCCCCTATCCTATATTGCAAGCAGGCCTGTGTTAACAGTCGATCCTGAAGAGGACGTGGGAAAAGCCATACTAAAGATGAAGAACCACAATGTAGGGGCCCTCATGGTGGCTGTGGGTCAGAGGCCTATAGGTATACTTACTGAACGCGACGTCATGTCTAGATTGCCACGCATCAGAGGAGTAGAGACGTTCATAGATGAGATGCGCCAGAAGATATACGCTTCCCGTGTTTCCTTCTAG
- a CDS encoding RFA2 family protein has protein sequence MAEERVITVDGHLRVLPSEIRAENIVKIGAAVSLNLSFKDVTLRARKISTIGVVKSLYKWRSFQDYTLSFEEHEVIVRVWPDKIPVETMGWLVEGTPVLVYGMIREFNGVIYVSATLIKKVPETYFEVFKRQLVVDRELILRSITPTKT, from the coding sequence ATGGCTGAAGAACGCGTGATAACCGTTGATGGACACCTGCGGGTGCTACCATCAGAGATTAGGGCAGAGAACATTGTAAAGATCGGGGCCGCTGTATCGTTGAATCTAAGTTTTAAAGATGTAACTCTGCGTGCAAGGAAAATAAGCACAATTGGAGTAGTAAAGAGTCTTTACAAGTGGAGATCGTTTCAAGACTACACTCTCAGCTTTGAAGAGCATGAAGTGATTGTTCGTGTCTGGCCAGATAAAATACCGGTGGAGACGATGGGTTGGCTTGTCGAGGGTACGCCCGTGCTGGTATATGGGATGATAAGGGAGTTCAACGGTGTCATCTATGTCTCGGCAACTCTCATTAAAAAAGTCCCTGAGACCTATTTCGAGGTATTTAAAAGACAATTAGTCGTTGACCGCGAATTGATTTTGAGAAGTATAACTCCCACGAAAACATAA